The following DNA comes from Terriglobales bacterium.
CGCGATCCGTCGCGCGTGAACGCCGACTCTGCTCCGCCCAGCGAATTGACTCCCTTCGGCAGTGGCAGGGCTTCTGTGCGTCCGGTGGCGAGATCGTGAAAATAAATATCGGTGTTGCCATCCACATTCGCAGTCCACGTGACGGTCTTTCCGTCCGGCGAAAAGGTTCCGCCCTCCAGTTCCCACTTGTCCTGCGTCAACCAGTCAATTTTTTTCGAAACGATATCGAGCAGCCCCACGTTCAGATACCCGTTTCCGGCATCAGAGGTGATCAGCAACTTCTTGCCATCCGCCGACCAATCGCTCGCGGAGTAAAGATGCTCCCCCGTATGCGGCGTGCCCTTGGTGCTTTTTCCGGTCGCCACCTCGACCACGAAGATGTCCGAATCCGTCGGTTTGGCGTGCACCTGGGTGTACGCGATCCACTTCCCATCGCGCGACCACACCGGGCTGACATTGCCGCGGTCTTTAGGCGTGTTCGTGGTTAAGTGCCGCACCTGCCGCGTGACCACGTCCATCACCTCAATCTCATAACTCGAGGAAGTCTTCGGCTTCACTATGTATGCCAGCTGCTGCCCGTCCGGCGACCACGTCGGGGACTCTTCAGCAATATCCGGCGTCTTGGTCAGGTTGATCACATCGCCGTTCAGCGGCGATACCACAAAAATGTCCCACTGCTCGTCGCCGTCGTAATCGGACATGTAGGCGATCCATTTTCCTGTAGGCGACCACGCCGGCGAAAACTGCCGCTGATTGCTTACAGTGAGCTGCACCGGCCAACCGCCTTCCGCCGGCACCGTCCAGATATTGCTTCGCCCGCTGATGTTGGTCACGAAAGCGATAGTTTTACCATCCGGCGACCAAGCCGTACCTACCAGGCTGCGGGTCATGAACAGCTTCTCCACCGAGAGTCTCTGCACGTCGGCTTTGGATTTGCTGGTGATCTGTAGCGGGTGGGCGATAGCCGCCGGGGTGGCGAGTTGCTGGGCGAGGGTAAGCGTGCTCATGAATATGACCATAACAAAGCTACACTTGATTCGCATGTTTGATTCTTCCAGTGAACTACGACTTGTAAGATTGTCATTCCGAGCGCAGCGAGGAATCCCTAAGACTCCCGTACGCTCATGCTGCTATCGAGGTCCCTGGTTTCCCTATTCGACCCGCAGCTTACCTTGCCGCCTTATGGATCTCGACTGTTGACCAGGTCTTGTCGGCAGCGTGGCAGATATTTTCCAGCGGACAATCGGCACACTTGGGCTGGCGCGCCAGGCACAGCTTGCGGCCGTGCCAGATGAGCTGATGAGCAAACTGGATCCACTTCTCGCGCGGGATCACCTTCATCAGGTCCTGTTCGATCTTTTGCGGGTCATCGTTCCTGGTCAGCTCCAGGCGTCGCGCGATCCGGTGAACGTGCGTGTCAACCACCACGCCTTCAGCTTTGTCGAACCACGTCCCCAAAACCACGTTCGCGGTCTTGCGGGCCACCCCCGGAATGGTGAGCAGCTTGTCCATCTCGTCTGGCACCTGGCCGCCGAAGTCTGCAATCAGTTTCTTAGCCGCGCCCACCACCGATTTGCTCTTGTTACGGAAAAAACCAGTTGAGCGAATATCGGGTTCGAGCTGCTCCGGCTTGAGCTGGGCAAAAGCCTGCGGCGTGGGATATTTGCGAAAGATCTCGGGGGTCACCATGTTCACCCGCACATCGGTGCACTGCGCCGAAAGAATCGTTGCTACCAGCAGCTCCCAGGCGCTCTTGTGATTCAGTGCACAAGTCACCCCGGGATAGGTCTGGTCCAGGCGTTTAAGAATCTCCTGCAGGCGCTCTGGCGCAACCGGATCGTAGCCAAACTTTTTCTGCCCTGATGGTTTTTGGTATTTTGCCGCTGCCGCTTGACCGGCAGCCGATTTGAACTGCACTGGGTTGTTTCCAGACTTAAAACTTCGTGCTTGAGGCGGCGTGCCTCGCGGTGTGGCCCGCTTCACTCCCGCCTGCCGTCCGCTTTTGGTCGGTTGACGGGGAACAATGCCACGCGCCATCAGCCCAACCGCTCCAGCATTTCCTCTACCGACGTCTGCACGCAGGTCACTCGCGGGGTGTCCACTGCTGTGTATGCGCTGTTTTCCGTATCGCGCAACTGCTGCACCATATCCAGGAAATCTTCCGGGTAGTCGCTCTCATACGCCAGCACATACTCCGGATCGTCAATTCCAAAAGAGTAGGCGATGTGGAAGCGCACCCGTGGAAATTCGTCGATCACCTGAATGTACTCATTAATGATGCGCTGCCGCTCCTCCCACACCAGCTGGTACCAATCGCGCGTCTTCCGGAGCGGATACACAAATAGGTACTTCGCCTTTCCGGCTTTCACGAATCCGCGCTCGTCGTCGTGCTCGCGGCTGGACTTGATGGCGTACTGCATGCGCTTGGTCATCGCCAGGTAGGAATACTTGGTCTCGAGGTATCCTCCCAGCCGTGTCGCCAGCAACTCCCGCGACATGCTCTGCAGGCATTCGAGCGAGTAGCAGATGCGCCACAGCACCATGTCGCAGTCCGCGCGCATACCCACCGTCGAGTAGGTAAGCAACCGCAGTTCGCCGAAACTTGACCAGCGTCGCAGCACCTCGGCCGCTTCCCGACGATGCTCATCTCGTTCCGCATGCGCCAGCCGGCGCCACTCGGGCATCACTTTATAAAATGAAAAACTTACCAATTGGCGGCGCGACTCCTGGCCACCCGGCATGCTGCTTTGCGGCTCCGACTTGATAGCCTGCGCCATTAATGCCCCCAGAAGAACGATAAATGTTAGCAGAAACTACTCTCCGGGTTAGATGCCCCGCGGACCGCGACCAAACTCAGCTGCCCTGCGCTCTTGGGCGGTTTTAAAAGGGCGCGGCTTCCAGCTCTCCTTCCGCTGCACTCGATTGTCCTTGAAAGGGCGCCCGCTTTTAGCCGACGAGGCACGTGCCAGATGATAATTAGGAATGGATGTCGCGCAGCACTCCACACCAGCCCGGCAGGGCGGCACAGAATTTAGCCCAGCCCTCAGCGCTGGGAACGCGTCATAAAAAATACCAGAGCCCCGGCGGGGCGACACCTAACGACCGCAATTTGTCTTTGAAAGGGCGCGCCTTCCAGCCGCGCCGCTCGCTGCGAAACCTTACCCCACACCACGGCTTTAGCCGCTGAGGTAACCACTTCACCGCCCCAAGCGTTACCGGAACTGCACCTTCGTAACTCCTCCGCCAATTGACCCCCGCTTGACCTGCGGCTAATCTGAATTGAGGAGTCACTCCATGTCGGTGAAGTCCATCCAGTTGGGACAAGTTTGGCGTAACGATAGGAATGGAAAGAACTTCCTGGTCACCAAGCTCTACAACGAGGTGCTCGCCCAATACGCCATTCTGCGCCATGCCGACGGTAGCGCCACCACCAACGACAGCATCCGGGTCAAGGTCCAGAAGAACGGCGAGGGCGCCAGCCTCCCGGGATACACCTTCACCCAGGACGGCCAGTTCTAACCTCAATCCAGCTGAAAACAACCAGCTTCTCGAGTGGAGCTGCGCTCCAGCGCTGCGCAACATCGCTCCCAAGCCCGCGCGGCTTTAGCCGCTGAGGGAACCCGTATAATCCAACCTCCATGGTCTCCAAAATCATCACCGCGCTTAGCGGCTTCATCATCTCCGTGATCTCCGCCGGCGGATACCTGGGCATCGTCGCCCTCATGGCCATCGAGTCGGCCTGCATTCCATTGCCCTCGGAGATCATCATGCCGTTCTCCGGGTACCTGGTTTACGCCGGCCGCTTCAAGTTGCTCTGGGTCGCCGTCGCGGGGGCGCTGGGCTGCAATCTCGGTTCCGCCATCGCTTACGCGGTCGGGTACTACGGCGGCCGCCCACTGGTCGAAAAGTACGGCTCCTATCTCCTGCTCAGCCGCCACGAACTCGATTGGGCCGACCGCTTCTTCGCCCGCTACGGCAGCATCACCGTCTTCATCAGCCGTCTCTTGCCGGTGGTGCGCACATTCATCGCCCTGCCCGCGGGTGTCGCCCGCATGCCGCAGGGCCGCTTCCACCTCTACACTTTTGTGGGATCTTTTCCCTGGTGCCTCGGCCTGGCGTTTGTCGGGATGAAACTAGGCGAGCGTTGGGACACCGATCCCCGACTCAAAACCTGGTTCCATCGCTTCGATGCCATCATCCTCGCGGTGATTGTGGTTGGAATAATCCTCTTCGTCTGGTCGCGTTGGCGGGGAAGAATTCGTGCCGGAGAAGAAAAGTCACAGCAAACGCCGGTAGCCTAGCGTGCGCCCGCGCCTCGCTCAACGACCCGTCATTTGCTCAAATTTATCCGGATATCGAGCCCCTTCCACCCTGATCTCATACGAAGCGCTGTCGATCTCACGTAGATCGTCAGGCGTAAGCTTCACTTCAACTGCTCCGATGTTTTCTTTCAGACGCTCCAGCCTGGTGGTGCCGGGGATGGGAACGATCCATGGCTTTTGAGCGAGCAGCCAGGCAAGCGCGATCTGAGCAGGAGTCGCCTTCTTTCGTTCTCCGATCTTCCTGAGCAAATCAACCATGGCCTGGTTGGTTTTTCGAGCCTCTGGTGTAAAGCGAGGCAGGATGTTGCGGAAGTCGCTGTTATCGAACTTAGTGTTTTCGTGGATCTTGCCGGTGAGAAAGCCCTTACCCAGAGGGCTGAAGGGAACAAATCCGATCCCAAGTTCCTCCAGTGCCGGCAATACCTCCTGTTCAGGGCGCCTGAACCACAGCGAATATTCGCTCTGGATCGCCGTCACTGGCTGAACTCGGTGTGCGCGGCGGATGGTCTGAACGCCGGGCTCAGAAAGTCCAAAGTGCTTGACTTTGCCCTGGCGGATCAACTCCTTCACCGCGCCCGCGACATCTTCGATCGGCACGTCAGGGTCAACCCGGTGCTGATAGAACAAGTCAATGACATCCGTCTTCAGTCGCTTGAGCGAGCCCTCGGCTACCGCTTTGATGTGCTCTGGCCGGCTGTCTAGAGCGGTCCACTTACCGCCGTCGTTGGGATTAGGCGCAAAGCCGAACTTGGTCGCAATCACTACCTGGCGGCGATAAGGAGCAAGCGCTTCGCCCACGAGCTCCTCGTTTGTGAACGGGCCATATACTTCGGCGGTATCGAAGAACGTCACGCCGAGTTCCACGGCGGTCCGAATGAGCGAGATCATCTCCTTCTTGTCCGCAGGCGGGCCCAAGCCATAGCTCATTCCCATGCAGCCCAGCCCCATGGCGGAAACTTCCAAGTTGCTTTTTCCAAGTTTGCGCTTTTCCATTGTTTCTCCTGGACTCCGAATTCCCTCTGCTTTCGCCGAAAAGCTAGGAAACGCCATTACGATCCCACCACCTCCGGCTCATTCTCCACCTCGAGTGTGGCAGCCGTCTTCACCTTTGGCGTCGTAGTGATCAACACCACGCCGATCAGCACAAAGCCCGCCCCCAGAATGGTTCGCAGGCCAAGCGCCTCGCCGCCCACGAAATATCCCACCAGCACCGCCACCACCGGATTCACATACGCATAAGTCCCGACTTTGGTCGGCGACTCATGGTGAATCAGCCACACGTAGGCCGTAAATCCGACGATGGACGCTGCCACAATCAAGTAGAGCAGCGCAAACCAGGCGCCACGTGAGACCGTCGCCGGGTGAAAATCACGGAATTCGCCTAGCGCGCCCGCCGCCACCGTCAGAAACACGCCGCCAAGAAGCATCTGCGCTCCTGAGCTCATCACTTTGGAAGCCGGTAGCTGTAGCTTGCGCGGCAGAATCGAGGCAACGGACCAGCTGATGGCTGCAACCAGCAGCGCTGCCGCACTCCGCGGGTCAATGGGCGCGCCGCTCAGGTGCAATGAACGGCTCATCAGCACCGCCACGCCGGCGATCCCGATCAAGAGCGCGACTCCCAAACGCAGCGTGAGCTTCTGCGTGCCCAGAAAAATAATTTCCGCGAGCGCCATGAACACCGGAATCGTGGCCATCATCACCGCAGCCACGCCGGAAGGCACCCGCCGCTCCGCCCAGAACAACAGCCCGTAATCGAACACAAAGATCAGTGCGGCGAGAAGAGACGCGGAAATCCATTGACGCCGGGTCGGCGATCGCTCGCCGTGCGCGATCATCCACCCGTAAAGAAACACTCCCGCAATCAGGAAGCGTATCGCGGCCAGAATCAACGGCGGAACTTCGAGTACGCCCACCCTGATCGCAAGAAATGACGATCCCCACACAAAATAGATGACTGAGAAAGCCAGCAGGGTCTTCCAAGTGGGGCGATGCGATGGAGCTTCCATAAACGATTCCTATCACAAGATGCCTTGAGCACCGCGGCAGCTTCTCTATTTTGCGGGGATAGTTTCCCGCCCTGTGATTACGGAATCTGATTCTCCTTCGTGTACTTCGTGTCCTTTGTGGTGAGCTCTTCTGTCCACATTTGCAATTCCTCCCTCAATTCGAGAACATAGCTGGTTTGCTTTCCTAACAAAATTCTCATAAGGAAGTCTCGAACTCATGGCCACACGGCAGAAGAGTGCATCCTCGCAGTCCCGCAACCCAGATTCGGTCAAGATAGCGCCCGCCAAAGGCAAACTCGGAGTCATGATTCCCGGCATGGGCGCGGTGGCGACCACTTTCGTCGCCGGCGTAGAAGCCGTCCGTCGCAAGATTGCCGAGCCTATCGGTTCGCTGACTCAGGGCGGTACCATCCGTCTCGGCAAGCGCACTGAGGCCCGCTCGCCCAAGATCCACGATTTCGTTCCGCTCGCCGGGTTGAACGATCTGGTATTCACTGGTTGGGACCTGTTTGAAGATGACATGTACGCCTCGGCCGTCAACGCCGGCGTGCTCGAAACCAGCCTGCTCGACCAGATCAAGCCTTTTCTGCAGTCCATCAAGCCCCGCAAAGCTGTCTTCGACCGCAACTACGTACGCAAGCTCGACGGCCCCAACGTCAAGAAAGGCAAGAACAAAATGGACCTCGCCGAGCAGGTCCGTGACGACATTCGCGACTTCCGCAAGCGCTCCGGCGCCGATCGCCTGATCGTGATCTGGTGCGGTTCCACCGAAATTTTCCTGACCCCCGGCCCGGCGCACGCCAGCGTGGCGGCATTCGAGAAGGCGCTCGCCAAAAACGACGAGAGCATCGCGCCCTCCATGATTTATGCTTACGCGGCGCTCTCTGAAGGTGTGCCCTTTGCCAATGGCGCGCCCAATCTCACCACCGACCTTCCCGCCATGCAGGAGCTCTCGCGCCGCAACCAGGCACCCATCTGCGGCAAGGACTTCAAAACCGGCCAGACTTTACTCAAGACCATTCTCGCCCCGGGATTCAAGGCCCGCGTGTTGGGCCTCAGCGGCTGGTACTCCACCAACATTCTGGGTAACCGCGACGGCGAGGTGCTCGAAGATCCGGATTCCTTCAAGACCAAGGAGGAATCCAAGCTCGGCGTCCTCGACCAGATTCTCCAGCCCAAGCTTTACCCTCATTTGTACGGCGATCTCTATCACAAGGTAAGCATCAACTATTACCCTCCGCGCGGTGACAACAAAGAGGGTTGGGACAACATTGATATCTTCGGCTGGTTGGGCTACCCCATGCAGATCAAGGTGAATTTTCTCTGTCGCGACTCCATCCTCGCAGCCCCGCTCGTACTCGATCTCGTGCTCTTTCTCGACCTGGCGCAGCGCACTCCAGAACTGCGTGGCCGCGGCATACAGGAATGGCTCAGCTTTTATTTCAAGTCGCCGATGACCGCTCCCGGCCTCTATCCCGAGCACGACCTCTTCATCCAGCTCATGAAGCTCAAGAACACCTTGCGCCACTTGAAAGGCGAGGAACTCATTACCCACCTCGGCCTCGAATACTACGATTGAGTTCGCCGGGAGAAACAGGCCCACTGAAACCGGCCCTCCAGGCCGAGTTCCAGAGGACGTGCCCGTGAATCCGCCCTCCAAAACCGGAAAAATAAGGCCGCTTTGCGCACACTTCGAGCATCTTAGTTGCGCATGTGGTTGCTGCGCACACGATCACTGGGCCTGATTTCATTCCTCCTGTTCAGCGGCAGCGCTCTTTTGGCCGGTACCTCGGGTACTTTTCGCGGCACCATCGTTTCTCCGCCCGAAGGCGACAAGAAACCCGGCTGGATCTACGTTCAGGGACAGAACGGCAATCTCCGCCGCGCCGAGATCACCAATGCCCGTGTTTTCTACAGCACCGACGTTCCTCTGAGGTCCCGCCAGAAGCAGCCGCGGCACGGTCTGAAGCGGGGAACTGAGGTCCGGGTCACGGCACAGCAAGACGGAAATGGCGAGTGGCGCGCTGAGAGCGTGGAGATCCTCAAGAAACCCGGCAAGATGGTCCACCGTCGCCAGCCGCCACCTGCCGAGGAAAGTGAAGACCCCGAATTTGATCCGATCCACCCCAAGCCTTGGCCCACTAAAACCTAGTTTTTCGGCAGTTCTCGCTCCACAACTTGGTATCTTTAGGCCCTTATCCCGCGTCCAACTGGTTAGAAGTTTGTGAGTAGGTGCGGAACTCCCCCCGGGTATAATCCCCTGCAGGGAAGCTCACAGGAGACCCTTATGAAGTACCGCCGGGCGGCAGTGGCGCTGTTCTTTTTGCTTCTCACCAGCCAGTGGATGATCGGGCAGTCCGATCAGAAGCAGCCAAATCAAACTTCCAGCGACCAGGGGGTGCAGGCGCAAGGCCCAACTCCGGTGCAGGTGGACCAGACTCAGCCGCCCCCGGATTCAACACCGCCGGCAACTTCAGCCGATGACTCCGCCGACAAAGGCAAGCCCAAGCATGCAGGAAAAAACAATGTGGACGCCATCGGCAACCGCAGTGTCGGTAACGGCCTCAGCTTCTACTCCATCGAGAAAGAAATCCGCATTGGTAAGCAGTACGCCCAGGAAGTCGAAGCCAGCGTCAAGTTAGTTCAGGATCCCGTCATTAACGAGTATGTGAACCGCATCGGCCAGAACCTGGTGCGCAACTCCGACGCCAAGGTCCCGTTCACCATTAAGGTCATTGACACCGACGTGGTCAACGCCATGGCGCTGCCCGGCGGATTCTTTTACGTGAATTCAGGTCTCATCCTCGCGGCCGACGAAGAAGCAGAACTTGCCGGCGTAATGTCGCATGAGATCGCGCACGTCGCCGCGCGTCACTGGGCCCACGCCATGACCAAGGGCCAGCTGTTGAACATCGCCTCCATCCCGCTCATCTTCGTGGGCGGCGGCATCGGATACGCGGTGCGCTCGGCCGCCGGCATCGGTCTCCCAATGACGTTCCTCACCTTCCAGCGCAGCCAGGAAGCTGAAGCCGATTATCTCGGCGTGCAGTACATGTACAAGACCGGATACGATCCCCAAGCCTTCATCAGCTTTTTCGAAAAGCTCAAAGCAAAAGAAAAGAAGAAGCCGGGATTCTGGGACAAGACTTTCGCTTCCCATCCCCAGACGCCCGACCGCATTGGCAAGAGCCAGGAAGAGATCGCGCGAATTCTTCCCGCTCGCAATCAGTATGTGGTGAGCACTTCAGAGTTCGACGAGGTCAAGGCGCGACTGGCTGCGCTCGAAAACCGCCGCAAGGGTCTTGATACCGAAAACGATAATCGTCCCAGCCTCCGCCGCACCGCCGCCAAGAAT
Coding sequences within:
- a CDS encoding chlorite dismutase family protein; the protein is MAQAIKSEPQSSMPGGQESRRQLVSFSFYKVMPEWRRLAHAERDEHRREAAEVLRRWSSFGELRLLTYSTVGMRADCDMVLWRICYSLECLQSMSRELLATRLGGYLETKYSYLAMTKRMQYAIKSSREHDDERGFVKAGKAKYLFVYPLRKTRDWYQLVWEERQRIINEYIQVIDEFPRVRFHIAYSFGIDDPEYVLAYESDYPEDFLDMVQQLRDTENSAYTAVDTPRVTCVQTSVEEMLERLG
- a CDS encoding DedA family protein — protein: MVSKIITALSGFIISVISAGGYLGIVALMAIESACIPLPSEIIMPFSGYLVYAGRFKLLWVAVAGALGCNLGSAIAYAVGYYGGRPLVEKYGSYLLLSRHELDWADRFFARYGSITVFISRLLPVVRTFIALPAGVARMPQGRFHLYTFVGSFPWCLGLAFVGMKLGERWDTDPRLKTWFHRFDAIILAVIVVGIILFVWSRWRGRIRAGEEKSQQTPVA
- the nth gene encoding endonuclease III encodes the protein MARGIVPRQPTKSGRQAGVKRATPRGTPPQARSFKSGNNPVQFKSAAGQAAAAKYQKPSGQKKFGYDPVAPERLQEILKRLDQTYPGVTCALNHKSAWELLVATILSAQCTDVRVNMVTPEIFRKYPTPQAFAQLKPEQLEPDIRSTGFFRNKSKSVVGAAKKLIADFGGQVPDEMDKLLTIPGVARKTANVVLGTWFDKAEGVVVDTHVHRIARRLELTRNDDPQKIEQDLMKVIPREKWIQFAHQLIWHGRKLCLARQPKCADCPLENICHAADKTWSTVEIHKAAR
- a CDS encoding M48 family metallopeptidase translates to MKYRRAAVALFFLLLTSQWMIGQSDQKQPNQTSSDQGVQAQGPTPVQVDQTQPPPDSTPPATSADDSADKGKPKHAGKNNVDAIGNRSVGNGLSFYSIEKEIRIGKQYAQEVEASVKLVQDPVINEYVNRIGQNLVRNSDAKVPFTIKVIDTDVVNAMALPGGFFYVNSGLILAADEEAELAGVMSHEIAHVAARHWAHAMTKGQLLNIASIPLIFVGGGIGYAVRSAAGIGLPMTFLTFQRSQEAEADYLGVQYMYKTGYDPQAFISFFEKLKAKEKKKPGFWDKTFASHPQTPDRIGKSQEEIARILPARNQYVVSTSEFDEVKARLAALENRRKGLDTENDNRPSLRRTAAKNKDKDGKDGKGDDRPTLKRRTDD
- a CDS encoding inositol-3-phosphate synthase; amino-acid sequence: MATRQKSASSQSRNPDSVKIAPAKGKLGVMIPGMGAVATTFVAGVEAVRRKIAEPIGSLTQGGTIRLGKRTEARSPKIHDFVPLAGLNDLVFTGWDLFEDDMYASAVNAGVLETSLLDQIKPFLQSIKPRKAVFDRNYVRKLDGPNVKKGKNKMDLAEQVRDDIRDFRKRSGADRLIVIWCGSTEIFLTPGPAHASVAAFEKALAKNDESIAPSMIYAYAALSEGVPFANGAPNLTTDLPAMQELSRRNQAPICGKDFKTGQTLLKTILAPGFKARVLGLSGWYSTNILGNRDGEVLEDPDSFKTKEESKLGVLDQILQPKLYPHLYGDLYHKVSINYYPPRGDNKEGWDNIDIFGWLGYPMQIKVNFLCRDSILAAPLVLDLVLFLDLAQRTPELRGRGIQEWLSFYFKSPMTAPGLYPEHDLFIQLMKLKNTLRHLKGEELITHLGLEYYD
- a CDS encoding aldo/keto reductase, which translates into the protein MEKRKLGKSNLEVSAMGLGCMGMSYGLGPPADKKEMISLIRTAVELGVTFFDTAEVYGPFTNEELVGEALAPYRRQVVIATKFGFAPNPNDGGKWTALDSRPEHIKAVAEGSLKRLKTDVIDLFYQHRVDPDVPIEDVAGAVKELIRQGKVKHFGLSEPGVQTIRRAHRVQPVTAIQSEYSLWFRRPEQEVLPALEELGIGFVPFSPLGKGFLTGKIHENTKFDNSDFRNILPRFTPEARKTNQAMVDLLRKIGERKKATPAQIALAWLLAQKPWIVPIPGTTRLERLKENIGAVEVKLTPDDLREIDSASYEIRVEGARYPDKFEQMTGR
- a CDS encoding S9 family peptidase; this translates as MRIKCSFVMVIFMSTLTLAQQLATPAAIAHPLQITSKSKADVQRLSVEKLFMTRSLVGTAWSPDGKTIAFVTNISGRSNIWTVPAEGGWPVQLTVSNQRQFSPAWSPTGKWIAYMSDYDGDEQWDIFVVSPLNGDVINLTKTPDIAEESPTWSPDGQQLAYIVKPKTSSSYEIEVMDVVTRQVRHLTTNTPKDRGNVSPVWSRDGKWIAYTQVHAKPTDSDIFVVEVATGKSTKGTPHTGEHLYSASDWSADGKKLLITSDAGNGYLNVGLLDIVSKKIDWLTQDKWELEGGTFSPDGKTVTWTANVDGNTDIYFHDLATGRTEALPLPKGVNSLGGAESAFTRDGSRLLYSHNGPDAPGDAWVYDVASRQSHQVTHSLVAGVRSEDMVAPFLVHYPSRDGKWQISALVYVPYNAQRNKQNAAVVYVHGGPASQTMNGFNRGVQYLVNQGYLVIAPNYRGSTGFGKEFQQANFFDMGGGDLQDVLAAADFILKTGFPDPKKLIVMGGSYGGYMSMMAVTKAPEVWAAGVPIVPFVNYFTEVENEDPVLREYDLATMGDPVKNKTLWQDRSPIYFVDRIKAPLLILAGGHDPRCPKSESQQVADAIKKRGGVVELKIYEDEGHGFSRVENQIDSWKRIGDFVKAHVPPADCGCTLKE
- a CDS encoding EamA family transporter, with the translated sequence MEAPSHRPTWKTLLAFSVIYFVWGSSFLAIRVGVLEVPPLILAAIRFLIAGVFLYGWMIAHGERSPTRRQWISASLLAALIFVFDYGLLFWAERRVPSGVAAVMMATIPVFMALAEIIFLGTQKLTLRLGVALLIGIAGVAVLMSRSLHLSGAPIDPRSAAALLVAAISWSVASILPRKLQLPASKVMSSGAQMLLGGVFLTVAAGALGEFRDFHPATVSRGAWFALLYLIVAASIVGFTAYVWLIHHESPTKVGTYAYVNPVVAVLVGYFVGGEALGLRTILGAGFVLIGVVLITTTPKVKTAATLEVENEPEVVGS